The following nucleotide sequence is from Anaerobiospirillum thomasii.
CAGTGCACAAAAAATATAACCAAGGATTTGTATGATACAGTCTGCTCCTTTTCCAACCGCGATGGCGGCATAATCATTCTTGGTGTAAAAGATGATGGCGAAATTATTGGAATAGATACTGATGCACAAGAGAAAATTATAAAGGACTTTGTAACTGCAATTAATAATACACAAAAAATAAGCCCTTCTCTTTATTTAGTGCCACAGAAATATACCATTAATACTAAAGACTTATTTGTTATAGAAGTTCCAGCATGCTCGGTTGTATGCAGGCATAATGGCCGTATTTTTGATAGAAATCATGAGTCAGACATTGATATTACAGATAACGCCGACATGGTATATCAACTATACGCAAGAAAAAGCACTACTTATTTTGTAAATAAAGTAACTCACTTTACTCTTGACGATCTGAGATCTGATCTTATTGATAGAGCTCGCCTCATGGCCAATGCCAGAACAGCAGCCCATCCTTGGAAATTGTTATCAAATGAAGAATTGCTAAGAAGCGCCGGCTTGATTCTAAAGGACTCAGAAAACGGTTTTGAAGGTGTGACAATTGCGGCAATTCTACTCTTTGGCAAAGACAGCACCATTATGTCTATATTGCCCCAACATAAGACTGATGCAATTCTAAGAGTAAAAAATCTTGATAGATATGATGATCGTGATGTAATTTCAACCAACCTGCTAGAGTCTTATGACAGACTGATGGCATTTGGCCAAAAGCACCTGAATGATACATTTATTATGGAAGGCATTCAAAGTGTCAGCGCAAGAGATCACATTCTACGTGAAATTTTCTCTAACAGTCTTGCCCATAGAGATTACTCCAGCCCCTATATTGCAAAATTCGTTATTGAGGCCGATAAATTATATACAGAAAATGCTAATCGCTGTAATGGCTATGGATTACTAAAAATATCCTCTTTTCAACCTTTTGCTAAAAATCCTCCTATATCTAAGGTCTTTAGAGAAATAGGACTTGCAGATGAGCTTGGTTCAGGAATGCGCAATACTTTCAAATATTCGCATCTTTATTCAGGTGAGCTTCCAGAGTTTTTCGAGGGCAACATATTTAAAACAACTATACCCCTAAACAGCACTGATATTGCAGCAACAAAAGCAAAGCCTTCCATGCTGGGCATAAATCATAGCCAATCCTGGCAAAATATTACTGATAATACATGTGATAAGACCTATGATGAGACACATGATAGGACCCATGATAAGACCCATGATAAGACCTATGATAAGACCCATGATAGGACCCATGATAAGACCCATGATAAGACCCATGATAAGACCTATGATAGGACACATGATAGGACCCATGATAAGACCTATGATGAGACACATGATAGGACCTATGATAAGACCCATGATAGGACCCATGATGAGACACATGATAGGACCCATGATAAGACCTATGATGAGACACATGATAGGACCCATGATAAGACCTATGATAAGACCCATGATAGGACCCATGATAGGACCCATGATGAAATTCAGGTCAAAATCCTTAATTTCTGTATAACACCACACACAAAGTCTGAAATTGCACAATACTGCGGATATAAAAATACAAAGAGCTTCACTCAAAAATATCTGCGGCCTTTACTTGATGGACAAAAACTTCAAATGACACTTCCAGACAAACCAAAAAGTAAAAATCAGCAATATGTAACAAAGGCAGAAGTTATAGGCGTTATTAAAGATTTATAAAGACTAAAAAGCCCGGAATATCCGGGCCTTTACTGTTAGACAACGTTAAGACGTCTTAAAGCTTCAATTCTCTGATCAAGTGGAGGATGGCTTAAAAACAGAGCTGACAGATTTGAACCGCCGTTGATGCACAAGGCCTGCATAGAGGCTTCCTGCTTTGACTCTGAAGGACCCATCTCTTTTAAAGCCTCTAAAGCCTGAATCATACACTCCTTACCCTCAAGTCTTGCAGAACCTTCATCTGCCTTGAACTCGCGGTAACGTGAGAACCACATGAGCACAATCTGAGCC
It contains:
- a CDS encoding RNA-binding domain-containing protein, with the translated sequence MTNDELENLIRSGENIHTEFKQCTKNITKDLYDTVCSFSNRDGGIIILGVKDDGEIIGIDTDAQEKIIKDFVTAINNTQKISPSLYLVPQKYTINTKDLFVIEVPACSVVCRHNGRIFDRNHESDIDITDNADMVYQLYARKSTTYFVNKVTHFTLDDLRSDLIDRARLMANARTAAHPWKLLSNEELLRSAGLILKDSENGFEGVTIAAILLFGKDSTIMSILPQHKTDAILRVKNLDRYDDRDVISTNLLESYDRLMAFGQKHLNDTFIMEGIQSVSARDHILREIFSNSLAHRDYSSPYIAKFVIEADKLYTENANRCNGYGLLKISSFQPFAKNPPISKVFREIGLADELGSGMRNTFKYSHLYSGELPEFFEGNIFKTTIPLNSTDIAATKAKPSMLGINHSQSWQNITDNTCDKTYDETHDRTHDKTHDKTYDKTHDRTHDKTHDKTHDKTYDRTHDRTHDKTYDETHDRTYDKTHDRTHDETHDRTHDKTYDETHDRTHDKTYDKTHDRTHDRTHDEIQVKILNFCITPHTKSEIAQYCGYKNTKSFTQKYLRPLLDGQKLQMTLPDKPKSKNQQYVTKAEVIGVIKDL